A genomic region of Solanum dulcamara chromosome 2, daSolDulc1.2, whole genome shotgun sequence contains the following coding sequences:
- the LOC129876811 gene encoding vascular-related unknown protein 1-like gives MHISLKPFQEKIIVLSFIGKIMELGPRNSCVNNIEIETSNDIDAAEESGWTTYLEDFSMNQRENYYRSSSDDNNTTIGSPSLLSHAASHAAWKNNSQSPFLKRLNLKKQKRNTNISDPDLEDTASSPVNSPKVSNFKQMDINYRTENSNGQFQEMKTVERNSKSFDGKGNNGYIELKKKGLCLVPWSMLVNNHG, from the exons ATGCATATATCCCTCAAAccatttcaagaaaaaataattgttcTTTCTTTCATTGGAAAAATAATGGAATTAGGTCCAAGAAATTCATGTGTGAATAATATTGAGATTGAAACAAGTAATGATATTGATGCAGCTGAAGAGAGTGGATGGACAACTTATTTGGAAGATTTTTCAATGAACCAAAGGGAAAATTATTATAGATCATCATCTGATGATAATAATACTACAATTGGGAGCCCTTCTTTGCTTTCTCATGCTGCTTCTCATGCTGCATGGAAAAATAATTCTCAGTCACCATTTCTTAAGAGGTTGAAtttgaagaaacaaaaaagaaacaCCAACATTTCTGATCCTGATTTGGAAGATACTGCTAGCTCACCTGTCAATAGTCCAAAG GTAAGTAATTTCAAGCAGATGGACATCAATTACAGAACAGAAAATAGCAATGGACAATTCCAAGAAATGAAGACAGTTGAGAGAAACAGCAAATCTTTTGATGGAAAAGGCAATAATGGGTAtatagaattgaagaagaagggACTTTGCTTGGTACCTTGGTCCATGCTAGTCAACAATCATGGCTGA